CCTCAATGGGTTGCTCGGTAATCTCCCATTCATCGTCCTCCAATTCATAATAAGCGTACTCAATTTTGGATACAAAGCTGGAGACAGGTGTTCGTTTCAAATCCCGTACTTCCTCGATTTCCTCCGCATCGAAGGCAGAGTACCAGAGGATGGAAAGGCCGGTGTCCTCCTCAAAGTGAATGTAGGCCATGATGGCCGGCAGCGGCCTGCCTTCCCGCACAAAGAGGGCAGGGGCCTCGGCCTGACGGAAATGAAGAAGCGGATCATCGAATTCCGACCAGCCCGGTGGCCGTGCCCATTCAACCGGCATTTGTTGCTCCTGGTCGCCTGAAGCGGGTGTGCTTTCAGATGCCTCAAAGGCGTTGTTGAGGAAGAGCACCACACCGTCAACATGCTGGTCGAAGAAATCGTCATCGGTGCGGTTAAGCCAGAGGTTGCTGAGGGCAAACAAGTGAAAGGAGAGGAGCGTCATGAAAGTGGCGATGATCCCTATCGTCACGATCATCTCGATCAAGGTGAGTCCCGACTGGTTACTGCGGTGTAGTGTTTTCATGGCTACCAGTCCCTCCCAAACGCTTCGTCCTCGATATTCCTACGGATATCGTCGAGCAAGGCGCTTCGCTCGAAGGAGTCTCCCCAGGTCGGTCGAAGCAGGTAAAGCCGCTCGGAATAGGGAATCGGTTCCCCGTCGGGATTTTCAAATTCAATCTCAAGCAGGAGCTGGAAAAGATCGACCGTTTCGGTGGGTTCAATCTCGGCCGACCATTCAGCTTCACCAAGATTCAGGGTGGAAATTTCCCCGCCATCCTCAACTTCATCAGGATCGGCAATCTGAATGATCTGGCTGCGGACAAAACGGACATCCTTCTGGTAATCCGATTCCGACTCCAGCTTTTCCAGTGTGAGAAGGACGTTGAAGAACGTCTCCGTGAGCATAAAAAACGCAATGCCCGCGATGGCAATCGCGATGACTGCCTCGATCAGGGAAAACCCGGAATGGGAAGATTCTTTATGGATTGCGTGAGTCATCGATGACGATGTCTGAAAAAGGATCAAAACGTAGGGTGTAGGGCCGCCCATCCTGATCAATTATGACCTGAAAAGGGGTTGAAGAACGGTCGGGCCGAAAAGTCACGGTTTCGATCTCCACTGTATCGGGGGAAGCATTACGGTTAAGTCCCTCCTCAGGCAGCAGTTGTTCAAATTCAACATCAAGCTCATTGGCAGAACTTTCCAGACCGGTTGAAAAGTCCTTGAGGGTTTGCCCGCTCTCGCCGGTCAGTAGAAATGCGACCGACTCTTCGTCGAAGCGCAACTGCACGGGCTCCTTCAGATAAGCCGCCTGAAAGCGGGCCTCCCTGACGGCCTTGCGCAGGATCCGGTCAACCGGTTCTTCGCCGAGTCCGCGGAAGATGGCTTCCGCATTCACCACGACCAGGCCACCCACGAGGGCGACAAGGGCGATGACAATTATCAACTCAATGAGCGTGAACCCGTGCCTCACGGGCTTACCAGTTGCCAATATTGTCCGCTTCAGATTGTGCATCCGGACCGAGGGACCATAAATCGTAGCCATCGGTATTTTTTGTTCCGGGGTACTTGTACTGGTAAGCGTTGCCCCATGGATCTTCAGGAAGTTTTTCAATGTAGGGACCTTTCCATTTGCCCTGTTTCGAAGAGGGCTGATTGAGCAAGGCCATCAGGCCGCCGTCTTCATTCGTCGGATAGGAACCCGTGTCGATGCGATATTTGAGAAGAGGGGCCTTGAGGGCATTGTCGACAAACTGCTTGGCGACATCCTCTTGTGCCCCGCCGAACAAGTTTCCGATCCGTCCGATCAGAAGGGTTCCGACAATCGCAATGAGCGCGATCACAATAAGCATCTCCACAAGGGAAAAACCGGCTTTCAATTTCTTGAGGGAAGTAGGGTTATTGGGAACAAACTTCATATTTCCGTGCATAGGTTTAACCAATAGATGGTTGGTAAAGTTGCAAACCCGAATGGCAGCCTTTGGAAAAGGTCTTATCCATCCTCCAGAATAAGGCGGATCAGATCTCTTGGATCCTCTTCCTTGTGCAGCCCTTGTAG
This region of Oceanipulchritudo coccoides genomic DNA includes:
- a CDS encoding pilus assembly FimT family protein — its product is MKTLHRSNQSGLTLIEMIVTIGIIATFMTLLSFHLFALSNLWLNRTDDDFFDQHVDGVVLFLNNAFEASESTPASGDQEQQMPVEWARPPGWSEFDDPLLHFRQAEAPALFVREGRPLPAIMAYIHFEEDTGLSILWYSAFDAEEIEEVRDLKRTPVSSFVSKIEYAYYELEDDEWEITEQPIEEDDDIFLLPNYLRLTFSYPDEDDRIRSIFVPQKSLELPLF
- a CDS encoding prepilin-type N-terminal cleavage/methylation domain-containing protein, with amino-acid sequence MTHAIHKESSHSGFSLIEAVIAIAIAGIAFFMLTETFFNVLLTLEKLESESDYQKDVRFVRSQIIQIADPDEVEDGGEISTLNLGEAEWSAEIEPTETVDLFQLLLEIEFENPDGEPIPYSERLYLLRPTWGDSFERSALLDDIRRNIEDEAFGRDW
- the gspG gene encoding type II secretion system major pseudopilin GspG, whose protein sequence is MKFVPNNPTSLKKLKAGFSLVEMLIVIALIAIVGTLLIGRIGNLFGGAQEDVAKQFVDNALKAPLLKYRIDTGSYPTNEDGGLMALLNQPSSKQGKWKGPYIEKLPEDPWGNAYQYKYPGTKNTDGYDLWSLGPDAQSEADNIGNW
- a CDS encoding prepilin-type N-terminal cleavage/methylation domain-containing protein, with amino-acid sequence MATIYGPSVRMHNLKRTILATGKPVRHGFTLIELIIVIALVALVGGLVVVNAEAIFRGLGEEPVDRILRKAVREARFQAAYLKEPVQLRFDEESVAFLLTGESGQTLKDFSTGLESSANELDVEFEQLLPEEGLNRNASPDTVEIETVTFRPDRSSTPFQVIIDQDGRPYTLRFDPFSDIVIDDSRNP